In Polyodon spathula isolate WHYD16114869_AA chromosome 56, ASM1765450v1, whole genome shotgun sequence, the following are encoded in one genomic region:
- the LOC121307475 gene encoding 60S ribosomal protein L28: MSAHLQWMVIRNCSSFLIKRNGQTYSTEPNNLKSKNSFRFNGLVHRKTVGVEPAADGKGVVVVLKKRAGQRKPATSYEKITINKNSRATLNSLRHIIRKNSYRKDLRMAALRRASAILRSQKPVVVRKKRTRAAKTA, encoded by the exons ATGTCTGCTCATCTGCAGTGGATGGTTATCCGTAACTGCTCCAGCTTCCTCATCAAGAGGAATGGGCAGACCTACAGCACT GAACCCAATAACCTGAAGTCCAAGAACTCCTTCCGTTTCAATGGGCTTGTCCACAGAAAAACTGTTGGTGTGGAGCCTGCAGCTGATGGAAAGGGAGTAGTGGTAGTCCTCAAGAAGCGTGCAG GTCAGCGTAAACCAGCCACATCTTATGAGAAGATCACCATCAACAAGAACTCCCGTGCTACCCTGAACAGCCTGCGCCACATCATCCGCAAGAATAGCTACAGGAAGGATCTTCGTATG GCTGCTCTGCGTCGTGCTAGCGCCATTCTAAGGAGCCAGAAGCCAGTGGTTGTAAGGAAGAAGCGCACCAGGGCTGCCAAGACAGCATAA
- the LOC121307481 gene encoding uncharacterized protein LOC121307481 isoform X1 has protein sequence MEEGEQLDVLGEQLYSIIYPKYSDIAGKLTGMLLELPASVIEEMLKDKRMLSDGIEKALCALQLSSSNSNSESTDSLGERLYNLIDLYNTGHSEKITGMLLEQKKEDMKKLFVDSKLLEENINVALKTLEQQNRIELETPISSEFDEKEKLGESLFAMIEEIDAENCADITGMLLEMDMCTLQKLQCDRVALETAVHRAQAALLSSPALDTAMESDLDSETETLGEELYSYIISTDFRKYADRITGMLLELPKKLGVDLLNSPDRLNMKLEEAASVLEDI, from the exons atggaggaaggagagcAGTTGGATGTGCTCGGGGAACAGCTTTACAGCATCATTTATCCCAAGTACTCAGACATTGCTGGAAAACTGACAG GAATGCTGTTGGAACTCCCAGCGTCAGTAATAGAAGAGATGTTAAAGGATAAAAGAATGCTGAGTGATGGTATTGAGAAAGCACTTTGTGCTCTTCAGTTATCAAGCAG TAATAGTAATTCTGAGTCCACAGACTCACTAGGGGAACGTCTCTACAATCTTATTGATCTCTACAACACTGGTCACAGTGAGAAGATAACAG GAATGCTGTTGGAGCAGAAAAAGGAAGACATGAAGAAGTTATTTGTGGATTCAAAACTGTTGGAAGAAAATATTAATGTTGCATTAAAAACACTTGAACA ACAAAACCGGATTGAGTTGGAAACCCCCATTTCATCAGAGTTTGATGAGAAGGAAAAGCTGGGAGAGAGTCTGTTTGCAATGATAGAGGAAATTGATGCAGAGAACTGTGCAGACATTACGG GTATGCTGTTAGAAATGGACATGTGTACCCTGCAGAAGCTGCAGTGTGACAGGGTGGCTCTTGAGACTGCAGTACACAGAGCTCAGGCAGCCCTGCTTTCTTCTCCAGCGCTGGACACCGCTATGGAGAGTGACTTGGACAGTGAGACAGAGACATTGGGTGAAGAACTATACTCTTATATCATTTCTACAGATTTTAGAAAGTATGCAGACAGGATTACAG GGATGTTGCTGGAATTGCCCAAAAAACTTGGAGTTGACCTTTTAAACTCACCGGATAGACTAAACATGAAACTGGAGGAGGCTGCTTCAGTTCTTGAAGATATTTAA
- the LOC121307481 gene encoding uncharacterized protein LOC121307481 isoform X2 — MEEGEQLDVLGEQLYSIIYPKYSDIAGKLTGMLLELPASVIEEMLKDKRMLSDGIEKALCALQLSSSNSNSESTDSLGERLYNLIDLYNTGHSEKITGMLLEQKKEDMKKLFVDSKLLEENINVALKTLEQQNRIELETPISSEFDEKEKLGESLFAMIEEIDAENCADITGMLLEMDMCTLQKLQCDRVALETAVHRAQAALLSSPALDTAMESDLDSETETLGMLLELPKKLGVDLLNSPDRLNMKLEEAASVLEDI; from the exons atggaggaaggagagcAGTTGGATGTGCTCGGGGAACAGCTTTACAGCATCATTTATCCCAAGTACTCAGACATTGCTGGAAAACTGACAG GAATGCTGTTGGAACTCCCAGCGTCAGTAATAGAAGAGATGTTAAAGGATAAAAGAATGCTGAGTGATGGTATTGAGAAAGCACTTTGTGCTCTTCAGTTATCAAGCAG TAATAGTAATTCTGAGTCCACAGACTCACTAGGGGAACGTCTCTACAATCTTATTGATCTCTACAACACTGGTCACAGTGAGAAGATAACAG GAATGCTGTTGGAGCAGAAAAAGGAAGACATGAAGAAGTTATTTGTGGATTCAAAACTGTTGGAAGAAAATATTAATGTTGCATTAAAAACACTTGAACA ACAAAACCGGATTGAGTTGGAAACCCCCATTTCATCAGAGTTTGATGAGAAGGAAAAGCTGGGAGAGAGTCTGTTTGCAATGATAGAGGAAATTGATGCAGAGAACTGTGCAGACATTACGG GTATGCTGTTAGAAATGGACATGTGTACCCTGCAGAAGCTGCAGTGTGACAGGGTGGCTCTTGAGACTGCAGTACACAGAGCTCAGGCAGCCCTGCTTTCTTCTCCAGCGCTGGACACCGCTATGGAGAGTGACTTGGACAGTGAGACAGAGACATTGG GGATGTTGCTGGAATTGCCCAAAAAACTTGGAGTTGACCTTTTAAACTCACCGGATAGACTAAACATGAAACTGGAGGAGGCTGCTTCAGTTCTTGAAGATATTTAA